From a region of the Panicum virgatum strain AP13 chromosome 2K, P.virgatum_v5, whole genome shotgun sequence genome:
- the LOC120659752 gene encoding uncharacterized protein LOC120659752 produces MEQMAKYYWAMLGARTAAAAATSSLRSWPPPAHAGEPSWEELAFAQDAAGHLGGCVWPPRSYTCTFCRREFRSAQALGGHMNVHRRDRARLRQCASPDHEIIQDAQKQQSSIASPPADHQLQMQQQPAESPLFRPKQQAVLISGPKSTCCDHQSCNKEGAVISSTSPSFISTIINESKNKVVISLPAAATAGSKQALEIDDDEEEEEEEIVAERRKRRRVVHQQPEALLPVFFLRSSKGVEHDAKVPKVITSPSPNSSVHLAGRQEVDLELRLGIK; encoded by the coding sequence ATGGAGCAAATGGCCAAGTACTACTGGGCTATGCTGGGCGCAaggaccgccgccgctgcggccacTAGCAGCCTCAggtcctggccgccgccggcgcatgcCGGCGAGCCGTCCTGGGAGGAGCTGGCGTTTGCCCAGGACGCGGCGGGGCACCTCGGCGGCTGCGTGTGGCCGCCGCGATCCTACACCTGCACCTTCTGCCGCCGGGAGTTCAGGTCGGCGCAGGCGCTTGGCGGCCACATGAACGTGCACCGCCGCGACCGGGCTCGCCTCCGGCAGTGCGCCTCGCCGGACCATGAAAtcatccaggacgcacagaagCAACAGTCGTCGATCGCCTCTCCTCCTGCGGATCACCAGCTTCAGATGCAACAGCAGCCGGCGGAATCTCCCTTGTTTAGGCCCAAGCAGCAGGCAGTATTAATCTCTGGCCCTAAATCTACTTGCTGTGATCATCAAAGTTGCAATAAGGAGGGAGCTGTGATTAGTTCTACTTCTCCTTCATTCATATCAACCATCATCAACGAGAGCAAGAACAAGGTAGTCATCTCCCTACCTGCGGCGGCGACTGCGGGCAGCAAACAAGCTCTAGAAatcgatgatgatgaagaggaggaggaggaggagattgtGGCGGAAAGGAGGAAGCGAAGGCGAGTGGTCCATCAGCAGCCAGAGGCGCTGCTGCCGGTCTTCTTCCTGCGGTCATCCAAAGGAGTTGAACATGATGCAAAGGTACCGAAAGTAATCACCAGCCCTAGCCCCAATTCATCAGTTCATCTTGCAGGCCGGCAAGAAGTGGATCTGGAGCTCAGGCTTGGAATCAAGTAG